A stretch of DNA from Deltaproteobacteria bacterium:
CTGCAGGGACGACAATTGCAGGCGTTGCTGGAACGATTCAGACCTGTGGCACTGATGGACAGACCGGTTGTATCACATCAAATCAAATCCCAGCTGCTGTTCTCGCGACGGTAGCCGACACTGATATTCGCATCGGAAAGTCGATAGCCGGCCTATCCGGCCGCCTGAAAGCCAATTGCCGCAACGGCATCAATACAGCGACATTTAACTACGACGGCTCAGCCGCAACCCTTCCGGCAACCGGAGTCACTTCCGGCTCCACTCTAGACCACTGGGACACCATCGACGACGGTGGTGGGTTGGCGAGTTCCTCAGTCACGGGATGGGCGAATAACAACTGCGGTGCAAGCAACTGGACTGATGTCACAACCACCAACGGCGGCACAAGTGCTGTGACGTGTGGCACAGACGACACGTGCATTTACAGGGAGAATTCCACAGACCTTAAAGTGACTGGAATAATCGAAGCAACGTCACCAAGCACGACCGATAACGCAAACCCTATGACGGCAACCTGGGCGAACGCCGTTAACACCTGTATCTCTTCCACCTATGGCGGCTACCCAGCAGGAACCTGGCGCCTCCCCACCCAAAAAGAACTCATGACACTCTACATAAACGGGATAGCCGCCAAACAAAGCCCTAGCTTCATCACTCTCACTAATATGCAAGCGAAGTTCTGGACCGCCTCCTCCGACTCCAGCGATACCACCAAAGCTTGGTATGTAACCATCGGCAGCGGGGAGACCGGAAAACTCGACAAGGCGAGTAGTAGTCCGAGAGTTGTTTGCCTCCGTTAAACTGAACCACTTAATTGTTGGCGAATCTCAGCCACGTTTAACGCATACGAAACGGCCTTTTCGTTCCAGTTACCGATTGGTTGTGCCACCAAGCATAGATGTAAAGAAGACAGTTCAGACGATCGATCTTCTTTGTAGTACACCAGGTTCTTCGCGCCAAGCGCTTGATTCGATCGCGAAACATGGCACAGGTATGATTCAGGGCGAACAAAGGGTCCCGTCCACCGCGCTTAAGCTCACCCTGTCCCACCACGCAGCCGCGTCGACCTTTGAATGCCTGATGGAGCACTGGCTTCGGAAATTTTTTTTTAACCACACGTCTATAGCGCGGACACTGATCGGATTTAATTATGGCAAGATTCGGACAGAGTCGCACTACCTCACTTAAAACTGCCTCTAAAGATCCGCGACGAAGATCCTTGCGCGGCCCATATCTCTTCAGAGCAATGTCCTTAAGCATACCCTTCGCAGGCATTTGCGCAGCGTGAACTGCAATCACCTGTCGAGTCGACGCCGACACAGCCAACGCGATTGATACAGGCTTACATTTCGAGTGTTCAAACGTCTCCATCTCGTCAAACACAGCAGTAGTTTCAGTTCCATTAGCAATTTCAATAGATGCTCGCGACTTCAGATGAAACTCGGCCCTCGCCCCAAGTCGCACCATCTTTCGAGCAACCGTAACTGGTCGACAGCCGAGCATCCGCGAACATCCACGCTGCGACACTGATTCCATGAGGCTACGCATGACTAACTGCGTGAGGTGCGGCTTTCGTTCGCGATAAGTTAGTCCGCCAGTTTGTGCAGAGAATGCTGAGCGGCAGAGCTTGCAGAAATAACGCTGAATACGCGGCATGCGACCCGTCTCACGTTTAAAAAATCCATATTTAATTACTGAGCGATAATCTTTGGGACAAATGGGACAAGCTGGACGCACTGCAGTCTTAGAAGGCATAGTTCTCTCTCCCTACTTTGAAGAGCGATTTATGCTTCAACTCATCCGCAGAGAGAAGTGACATGAGCCATAAGCACGATGACTTATATATCTCTCACCAACAATTAAGTGGCTCAGTTTTCGGTGAATCCCAAATCACGCCCAAAAGTCTCTTCGAGATTCATAGCCCCTATCACTGCCAGGATTAGAACTGCGGTGGCGACCACCAGCGTTGCATTACGCATCCCTAGACTAGGCTGCATCATGGTGATGCCTAGCGTCATTGGTATGACTAAAGTCCGCACTAAATTTGGTACATTTGTCGTGGCAGTGACGCGTAGATTGGTGCCGAACTGCTCTGTGGTTGACGTCAGAAGCACAGCCCAAAATCCAACG
This window harbors:
- a CDS encoding DUF1566 domain-containing protein; the encoded protein is MTATWANAVNTCISSTYGGYPAGTWRLPTQKELMTLYINGIAAKQSPSFITLTNMQAKFWTASSDSSDTTKAWYVTIGSGETGKLDKASSSPRVVCLR
- a CDS encoding IS1 family transposase, whose translation is MPSKTAVRPACPICPKDYRSVIKYGFFKRETGRMPRIQRYFCKLCRSAFSAQTGGLTYRERKPHLTQLVMRSLMESVSQRGCSRMLGCRPVTVARKMVRLGARAEFHLKSRASIEIANGTETTAVFDEMETFEHSKCKPVSIALAVSASTRQVIAVHAAQMPAKGMLKDIALKRYGPRKDLRRGSLEAVLSEVVRLCPNLAIIKSDQCPRYRRVVKKKFPKPVLHQAFKGRRGCVVGQGELKRGGRDPLFALNHTCAMFRDRIKRLARRTWCTTKKIDRLNCLLYIYAWWHNQSVTGTKRPFRMR